One genomic window of Panulirus ornatus isolate Po-2019 chromosome 14, ASM3632096v1, whole genome shotgun sequence includes the following:
- the ScsbetaA gene encoding succinate--CoA ligase [ADP-forming] subunit beta, mitochondrial, producing MAASVFRGALFAEKVLARRGIQIVSSAAAGPLCGTQQRRHLNVHEHVSFTLLKKSGIPVPGFGVAHDAEEAVEIGKSLDSTDVVVKAQVLTGGRGKGNFKGGFKGGVKLVYSAEEAGDVASKMIGDMLVTKQTGVKGIPCNKVMVCERKFPRREFYIAIMMERSFAGPVIIASAQGGINIEEVAEEDPEAIVKVPIDIVEGVTDEKAQNLARMLGLETRMEETVAVIKSIYNAFINFDASLIEINPYAEDTYGKMYALDAKMRFDDNAEFRQQDIFAERDWSQEDPKEVEASRYNLNYIALDGSIGCLVNGAGLAMATMDIIKLHGGSPADFLDVGGGATAEQVKEAFKIITADPNVHAIMVNIFGGIMRCDVIAQGIIAAAEELSLKIPIVVRLQGTNVDDAKALIAMSNLRILPCDNLDDAAKMVVKLSNIVTLAKAANIDVKFEIPV from the exons ATTGTGAGCAGTGCAGCAGCAGGACCCTTATGTGGTACCCAACAGAGGCGTCACTTGAATGTTCATGAGCATGTCAGCTTTACCCTCTTGAAAAAATCTGGTATTCCTGTTCCTGGTTTTGGCGTTGCCCATGATGCAGAGGAAGCTGTAGAAATTGGGAAGTCATTAGACTCTACAGATGTTGTGGTCAAGGCGCAGGTGCTTACTGGTGGACGTGGAAAGGGTAACTTCAAGGGTGGCTTTAAAGGTGGCGTCAAGTTAGTGTACTC GGCAGAAGAAGCTGGAGATGTGGCGTCAAAAATGATTGGCGATATGCTCGTTACCAAACAGACTGGAGTGAAAGGAATACCATGTAACaaggtgatggtgtgtgaacGCAAGTTCCCACGTCGTGAGTTCTACATTGCAATCATGATGGAGCGTTCATTTGCT ggTCCTGTTATTATTGCATCAGCCCAGGGTGGTATCAACATTGAAGAAGTGGCAGAAGAGGATCCTGAGGCCATTGTTAAGGTTCCTATAGATATTGTAGAAG GTGTGACTGATGAAAAGGCACAGAATCTTGCAAGAATGCTTGGCCTTGAGACACGAATGGAAGAAACGGTAGCTGTTATTAAGTCTATATATAATGCATTCATCAACTTTGATGCTTCATTAATTGAGATAAACCCTTATGCTGAGGATACCTATGGCAAGA TGTATGCCCTTGATGCCAAGATGAGATTTGATGACAATGCCGAATTTCGTCAGCAAGACATTTTTGCAGAACGTGATTGGTCACAAGAAGATCCTAAAGAAGTTGAGGCTTCAAGATACAATTTGAACTATATTGCTCTTGATG GCAGCATTGGTTGTTTGGTAAATGGTGCTGGCCTGGCCATGGCCACAATGGACATCATTAAGCTTCATGGTGGATCTCCTGCAGATTTCCTAGATGTTGGTGGGGGTGCTACAGCAGAACAAGTCAAAGAGGCCTTCAAGATCATTACTGCAGACCCAAAT GTTCATGCAATAATGGTAAACATTTTTGGTGGCATCATGCGTTGTGATGTCATTGCTCAGGGTATCATTGCAGCAGCTGAGGAACTCTCTCTCAAGATTCCCATTGTGGTACGACTTCAG GGCACCAACGTAGATGATGCAAAAGCACTCATTGCAATGTCCAACCTCAGAATTTTACCCTGTGACAATCTTGATGATGCAGCAAAGATGGTTGTTAAGTTGTCAAATATTGTTACTCTTGCTAAAGCTGCTAATATTGACGTTAAGTTTGAAATTCCTGTGTAA